GAAAGCGAATGCAGGAGGACGATCATGAGGCGTTTGAGTCCAGAGAAACGGAGGTCGTGTTTCCAGatcattattaaaaatgttaatccTGAACTTCTATTCAACCGACAACCAGCATAACTGGCGTGACTGTGGTGGAGGAGGCTTTGTGCCATGGGGCAAAGCGTTTACCTCCCGTGTTGTCTGTACCACCACTGTTGAGTTGGGTTCACCAGGACCGGTTGGAGGACAGGAACAGGTGATCTTCACCTCAGTGTTCTTTCTTCTGGATTCCCTGAAGTGTCAAATCTAAACAAATATTATGTGATTATTACTCTGCTCATAATGAGCGAATGGAGCTCATTTCTACTCCCACAGTTCGTGGTTAACTGTTTACCTTCCTTTAACTAGCCGCTACTTTCGTTTCCAGGGTGGCGCTAATTGTCTTTTGCATCTGTTGTTAAACCAACAGCTCAtcaaattaaaatacatttgcaGTTGACTGCGAGGCGCAAATGGCGATAAAAACTCACCGGGCGGAAATCGCCCGTTTGCTTTGTGTGCGTTAGTTCAGGCCGCGCAGATCAGCGCCTTCAGCGTCTCTGTAAGGAGCGTTTGATGAGGATCCGGCCGGCCGAGGGGAAACCAGCCGGGCGGTGCCTAGAGTCCAACACGAGAACCAGTCACCCCCACTCATACACGCGTACCTAATATAGTGGCACTGCCTGGACAGCCAAGCATGAgttccctgaacgcagcacgggGCTGCGGCTGTGCAGACGGCGCCGCATCGCCCACACAAACGAGCGTCTTCGTCCGCTGAAGGCCGCGCGGACAGAAATAGCTGCGCCGCTGAGGTGCGCTCGCACGGAGCCGCAGCAGTTATTGAGCCGCTCGCTGGGAACAAACGGATGAAGGTCACTGAGCTGCACGACGCGCGACCAAAGCCGCTCGCGGACAGACTTCTCACCTGGCATCTCATTAGTGCACGAAGCTGCTGCGCACGTCGCAGCCATTTGTCACCTGGTTTTACAGAATGAGAAGGAAAGAAGCAAGTGGGTTGATGTCCAACTGCCCCTGAACGCGGCGCTGCTTCAGTTCCTCTGAGCCTGAACGGAGACGAACAGCACTTACAGAAGTGAGACGTTCAAACGCCCAGCGTTTTATTTGTGCGTGTGAGACACTCGTAAACACCGCTTGTCTTGAATGAAACACTGAGAAGTTAAACATTTGTTGAGTTGTTGCTGCTGCGCTGCGAACCCTGTGTCAGACTTCAGCCCACTGTAAGTCACCGTAGTGAAGCAGCGAATAGCTAACGCCTATGTGATCCCTCTCCCCTCTGGGGcactctccccctcccctcccctcccccttccttccttctccctgcagttcttctgtttgtttgcactcACTTGATCCGGAGCGGAAATTCCTCTCCGTTTTTGTGAATGACAAACTCATTAACAATTCATCGACACGGGCCGTTCCATCCGGCCCCCGTTTCCACGGCGACCGCTGCTGTGGCGCCTCTGATTGGCCGACGGACAGAATGTATCCAACGAAACGCCTCCTGTTTGTAGCCATTCAGCAGCCTGGCGCCGCAGAGAGCGCATCGAGCGAGACTGCGGAGCGTCCATTCACAGCAGACGGAGGCAGCGACGTCCGGAGGAACGCAGAGTCCCGTCccgcgcagcgcagcgcagcgcagcgtcACGCACTGATCCCCGCAAGGAGCCCGCAGCTGGAGCCGCCGCTGCGCTCGGATCTGTGGAGTTCTATAAGAGGAGCGGAAGCGGCAGCCGGTGTGACTCATTGATAAAGAACAGGCTCCGCGCGAGCAGATACATGAATGAGCGCCAGCGTCGGCAGCTCGGAAGCCGTCGCCGACCCGTCCCCGCGCCTCAAGGACGCCTGGATTGAGAAGTGATCCGTTTTCTGCTCGCCTCTTGTTTTTGCGCGTCAGAGCTCGTTCCAGCGCGCACACATTCCTCTGCTCGTCGCCGCCGCAGCCGAGAAGCTCCCCGCGTTTCAAACCAGCTCCCGTCACTCCTGCTCATAAATGCTTGACAAGCTCAAGCCCGTCGTCCAGCTCGACTCGGTCATGGCCATCAGCAAGACGGTGGGCTGGCTCcgggagcagctgcagacgcgcAGGGACGGCCTGCTGGTCATGGACTGCCGGGCGCAGGAGCTGTACCAGTCGTCGCATGTGGAGTCCGCCATCAACGTGGCCATTCCCAGCCTCATGCTGCGCCGGCTCAAGAAGGGCAACCTGCCCGTGCGCTCGCTGCTGTCGGACGGGGAGGACCGGGAGAGGTTCGTGCGCCGCTGCAAGACCGACACCATCGTGCTGTACGACGAGTACAGCCGCGAGTGGAACGAGAACGTGGACGGGGGCTCGGTGCTGGGTTTgctgctgaggaggatgaaggatgaAGGCTACAGGGCCTATTACCTGGAGGGTGAGTGCCACTCATTCACTTTTTGCAGCCGTTCATTCACAACATCACAGATTTATCTGCAGCAAATTCAGCCTTGTCTTGATGGatttctgtttcatttccaGGCGGCTTCAGTAAGTTCCAGGCCGAGTTTCCAGCTCTGTGCGAGACCAACCTGGACGGTTCCCCCAGCAGCAACTCCCCCAGCGCGCAGGTGCTGGGCCTCGGCGGCCTGCGCATCAGCTCCGACTCCTCGGACATCGAGTCCGACATAGACCCGAGCAGCGCCACCGACTCGGACGGCAGCCCGCTGTCCAACCCGCAGCCGTCCTTCCCCGTGGAGATCCTGCCCCACCTGTACCTGGGCTGCGCCAAGGACTCCACCAACCTGGACGTGCTGGAGGAGTACGGCATCAAGTACATCCTCAACGTCACCCCCAACCTGCCCAACCTCTTTGAGAACGCCGGCGAGTTCAAGTACAAGCAGATCCCCATCTCGGACCACTGGAGCCAGAATCTGTCGCAGTTCTTCCCCGAGGCCATCGGCTTCATCGGTGAGTAGCCGGCAGAGCTTCTGAGTTCCTCCCAGAAACGGTAGATTTGACCTCTGTAATCTTGTTTTTGTGGTATGTAAAGTAGAAACATCGTGTTAGAGTGATAtgtgttatcaccgccaggaaGTTCTTATGGTGCAACTGCGATTAGATGAGGTGTCCCTGGCTGCGGTCTTATCAGTCAATCACGCTGGAACACAGAGCGGCAGATTAAGGCCATTGTGTGGAGGCCGGGGACACAAGGCCTCTAACGGCGCCGGGGCTCCGACGCGCTGCTGTGCACGAAGCACTGACTTCAGCGAAGGCGCCCCGGCCGCGCTCTTGTCCCGGGGCTTGTGTAATTGCAGCACAAAGGGAGATGTTGAAACAGGAGAATGGGGAGAGTGAAGGAGGGGAGGGCAGTAATTTGAGCACAACAGGAAGGAAGCGGCATTGAAAGTAATCTAGGACATggcactgccccccccccctccccccgcatCACAAAGGGAGCCATTTACAGGCCCTGTTGACATCCTGTTCGCCTTGACAGTGTGCCCTCATGACTCCTACGTTTACACGCCCAAATGGCACCATTGTCGGAGGAGCCCCAGCGAGCGGAAGAATGGTTTAATAGACCGTAATAGTCAATTTCCCAGCCGGCTACTGGGCCCAAACCAAAGAATGTGCGCTCTGTTAATGTGCGCAGTGCCGCGGCCCTTGTTTGTTGACGGATGCGCCGGGGAGATGGTCGGGATAATGACTTCCGCCGCTAAATGTCCCGCGTTGGTCCCGGTCGTAGGAGCGGAGGCGGCCGCGGGGCACTCGTCTTCACCCGTCGCACCGCTAACGCTCCcctcctcttttttcctcccagATGAAGCTCGAGGCCAGAAGTGCGGCGTCCTGGTCCACTGCCTGGCCGGCATCAGCCGCTCGGTGACCGTGACCGTGGCCTACCTGATGCAGAAGCTTAACCTGTCCATGAACGACGCCTACGACATCGTCAAGATGAAGAAGTCCAACATCTCGCCCAACTTCAACTTCATGGGGCAGCTCCTGGACTTCGAGCGCACGCTGGGGCTGAAAAGCCCGTGCGACAACCGCATGGCGCCGCCGAGCCAGCAGCTGTACTTCAGCACCCCGACCAACCACAACGTCTTCcagctggaccccctgcagtccACGTGAGGCCGCCGCCCCCTCCTCGCCGAGGCTCCGTGGGCCTCCTGTTCCCAACGCTACGAGCAGTCTCTTTTTTCTGTCGTCCGCCATGCGACGGGCTCTCGTTATTGATACAGCTGGTTTGAGGCGGCAGCTGCTGAGCGCGGTTACTGGAGGGCCTCAGCCGTCTGCCGGGACACAGCTGCTGTTGACTGAATGAAGACAGACACTAAAGAGACggagacacaggaagcagaggttCATTAAACCGTACTTTCTATCGTCTCTTATCGTCTTTGTGACTGAGGACACTTGTGTTACGCTTCAAAGCTCCGAGGCTGGTGCCAAAGAGGACGTCATTGTTCAAACTGGACAAACTGGACATATCTGTGGATGAACGTGTGGTTTGGGGTCCAGCACTGGTTTCTCCCAAAGACTTTTCGTCTTCCGTGAAGACTTGCCTGCTTCATGGCACAATTCGAACTGGACTCCTTTCAATTTGTACTTGGTGTAAATATCTTCATATAAAGGTAAAAGATAAAAGTAAGTCTTGCTCTAGTATTTTACCCGTCGCAACAAGTGGGTACTGAAGATTCTTTGTTTCATATTCTACTTTTATGTAAACCAGCTGCATATTGATCAGTATGTTTAAGTTGATTATGCCAAAAATCCAGCGTTGGGCAGCGACGTGTCCATGTGTAAATGATTTCTCGCTTGATAATCGACAGGCCTTGTTTTTGCACCCGTTCTCCCCCGTCAGCGTCACCCCGGTTTTTGCCTTACTTTTGCACTCATGCAGTTTTATTGTGCATTAGCCTTCAGAGACGCCCACACATCCACCCGTGtcctcacctgtgcagcatcTACCAAACCCTCAGACTCTGTGTTTAGCAGTATGTCACCACAGCAGAACAGCAGAACGTGTGCTTCTCTGAAGGTCAGTGCGAGTTCTGAAATATGCACGAGAGTCAAAGTGTCCCTGGAGAGAAGAGAACCGCCGGGTTCTGTTGGACCCCCCGCGGGGACAAAGCCatcccctgacctctgaccccccccgCTCTCACGAATGTAAAGAAAGGATAAGTTATTAATAAATTGCTATTTTGTCTACACTTccctccgtgtgtgtttgtgtttatgtaagTGCCTCCTCAACCTGGGTTCAGTTCAGCGTTAACCAGCAGGACGAGTCACGACAACAAACCCTGTGTTCACAAAGCTATTCATTAACGGCAGCACTCGACACATCTCCCACTCCGCTTCACAAGTCCAGTCACATGGTGCTTGTGTAACAAAGTGTAGCAGCGCTTCGTTCTGTGCGGAAATCATTCACCAACTGCAAAATGCTTTTCATCCGGTACAAAGTGGTTCCAGTCACGCTGAAAACGGCCAAACGGGTTTTTCCAGGTGGCAGCTCACTGTGAAAGGGCTCTGGGTTCAGGCAGACGGGCCCAACGTCGGGCCTCCGTCAGAGGCAGGAGCAAGTGGACGCGGTGGCGGAGCTGCtgggacctggaggaggaggaggaggaggcgcgtcCACGTCCACGCCAGCAGCCGCTCACTTCACCGGACCACGTTTCAGTACCAGCAGAAGAGTGAGAGGAAAGGACCGGTTGTGGTTCTGTTCACTGAGCAGAACCGCACGCCTCGTGATGTGATGCTAAGAGCAATAAAACCAACTGTGTGATACGTCTCctctggaggaggaacagaaggTAAAACGACTCCCTCGCTTCCTTCTGCTCTCTTTCCAGTTCAGGTTCCACTGTTTCATAAGACAACTCGAGTTAAGGTTTGTCCTACAAGGACACAGGAAGCGTTCTGAGTGAGACGTAGACGAGGCTTCATCAGTAAACACGCGAGTTTTTGCTTCAACTTTCACTCTTAGATCCCATGAAAGCAGCTCGTTGAGCTGTTTACGATCCCTGATGttctctgtttgtttcagtcATTTGAACAGTGTCACTCTTTGGATTCGCCTCGGCTGTAGACAGAGAGCATCAGCTTCAGGCCTAGtgagctcctgctgcaggatgtCAGCCCTCTGTCACTCTGTCCGTCAGACCCAAACCCAACTATAGCTGTGGCCTGCCAGCGCCATTACTGGGCTGTGAGGTCATGGCAGGTGtgtgacagactgacagactgacagaggcATGTGGGACACGCTGCACCGCGGGGGCTTCTTCCTGTCTGCCGCTTGGGCTTCTGTGGCTTTAAAGCCAAGAATTAAAGGTCACAGGAAGCGACCGGGGTTAAATTTAGCCGAGCACGTCGACGGGCCTGGCCTTCATCAGCGCCTCCATCAGCGCCTCCATCAGCGCGGCTTGTGTGACAGGGAAGGCGGTCACGGCGAGGGCCGTCAGCGCCGGCATGCGACATGCGGCGGATGACGGACGGGcactaatgtacagtaggaaccAGAGCACGAATAGCACAGCGGGAACGCGAGACGGGCCGTGGTGCCGTTTTAGCGCGTGAGCAGAGTTTATTATAGACCACCAAGGTTTATCCTGTTTTATTATAAGGTCACGGCATCACAGCGACGAGAAAGTCTTAGGGAAATTGTGAAATCCCTTTGTTCTtcttaaataaaagagacacaatcacTTGAGACCAGGATTTTACCTGCAAGGAGTGAGCGTTTCATCCGTCATGGGGAGGTGCTCGCTCACAATAAGGAGACACACAGGTACAACTACAGTCTGAGCACGCCAAGGTCACAgcaaatcagcaaaataaaatgttacaatCATTAAAATGCAGTCTTTCAACAGAAAGTTATTTACATTTGAAGCTTAGACAAGTGAAGCAGTAAACACTGACCCACATCAGGTCCCAACATCGTCTCTGCTGCGTAGGAGCTTGCTTCACTTCTCTGAATGACAGCCTTCGGCATCACAACTAACAACACGGAGCTGCGTCATCACCATCTACTGAACTTTGACCTCCACCGTCACCAGTAAGTGTTGTGGCAACACTGATGGAACTTTTTTCCTCACACGCACATTCTTTATCACAGCAGAGAGATCCTGATAGCAGCATGTTGGGACCTGGTGCAAAAACAGTCCAACTGCTACTTTGGCTGGAAAAAGTGATTCTTTGATTGTAACCGCGATAGCCCACGACTCCAGATGCTTAGAGATAACGCCATCCTCCACTCGGAGCAGCGAAGTCGCGAGAACATGGGAAAAGAGATCATGAGCGGAGAAGAATGTTCCAAACTCTTAAATCAGCACCTGGAATAAACTGTTTTCTGCTCTTTAGCCGGCATCCCTTAGCATCCATACAGTGGACCCGGCATCTAACTGTGGCCTGCAGTGACCTGCAGTGGACCCTgcatccagctgtgacctgcaATGGACCCAGTATGTAACTGTGGCCTGCAGTGGACCCAGTATCTAACTGTGGCCTGCAGTGGACCCTGGGTCCAACTGTGACCTGCAATGGACCCAGTATCTAACTGTGGCCTGCAGTGGACCCAGTATCTAACTGTGGCCTGCAGTGACCTGCAGTGGACCTGgcatccagctgtgacctgcagTGGACCCTGGATCCATATGTGACCTGCAGTGACCTGCAGTGGACCTGGCATCCAGCTGTGGCCTGGAGCACTGCTGCCCTAGTTCCTACTGGCTCTTTGGCCACTAACATGatggcaggaggagcagggctgGACTTGTGGTGCCCGCTAATCTCCTGCCAGCGATTCCTGTCCCTCTAACCCTCCAGCGACAGCGTGTTGACAGCAGCCTCCGCCCCCTCgcctctccttcctccatcaGCTCCCCAACACCACCACCCACCTGTCTCATGTCACATCGCTTCCCTGTCATCCACTCCAGCAATTTCCTGTTGCCCTCAATCGTGTTACAAGTTGCagaactgtacacacacacacacacacacacacacacacacacacacacacacacacacacacacacacacacacacacacacacacacacacacacttgcatgccAACCATGCTATCAATTCTACCGCCAGTCCTCACAGTCACATCTCATAACACATTCCAACTCACTTCCTTTTCTCCATACATCTCACTGCCCACTCCCAacactctccctctccttctctctctctctctctctctccctctctcaccctctccctctctccctcaaaCCAGATTATTAATCCAGCTCAGGGAAGCTTAGGGAACAGGCTGTGACCAAAATCTCATCGGAAGCAACAGATGGACGAgctcacaaaaaacaaaaccccaaccacttcctgtctctctctctctcacacacacacacacacacacacacacacacacacacacacacacacacacacacacacacacacacacacacacacacagtcgggcttgtcatcaacgtggggacttcccattgacataatgccttccctagccccttaccctgaacatcacaaataaaggcagatttctaatcttctagcctgctctaatctgaaccaaaactcaattctaacctcagccatGAAATCACATCTGGACCCTCAAAAAGGTccctaaagttgtggggcccaagtgaccatagggccccactttggtagaaaaaaaaggattttgggccccactctgaTGTAACTGgaagaacagacagacagacagacagacagacagacagacagacagacacacacacacacacacacacacacacacacacacacacacacacacacacacacacacacacacacacacacacacacagcccataTCACCACTCTCATGAAGGTTTATGATAAtgctgctctggctgcagccCAAGTGTTGTTaaccttcactgtgtgtgtgtgtgtgtgtgtgtgtgtgtgtgtgtgtgtgtgtgtgtgtgtgtgtgtgtgtgtgtgtgtgtgtgtgtgtgtgtgagagagagagagagagttaaagGCTTTTCTCATGTCTAGAAAtctgtgtgtacttgtacttgcatcgaagtgagaaccaaaacaagcatttttctacaaagtgaggacattttggctggtTCTTACTTCTTGAGGAGCATCTTCTGATTCTGGTAGAAACACTGAATGATGTTAAGACAAGTTCAGGCAACAGCGACAGGAGGACACGGGATGAAGGATGAGGGATGCTTTCCCGCGTCCAGGTCGTCCATCTTTGAAGCAGTTGTGGTGAGTTTTGGCCCTTGGCTCTGACGTCTGACAGCGATGGAGGTTTGTCTTGGAGCGCGTACAGAAGCCTGTTCTCAGCAGCTCGTTGCTGTCGTCTGCTCCAGACGTCCCATCAGCGCGAGGCGGCGAAGGCCTCACACTGGCTTTGTTTAGGACGCTGCCTCACCCACGCGTGCAGGAATGTGCAGGACGGAGGTTGGAATGAGGAGCCCTGTTTTTAGCCTGGTCGAAGCTGCCGCCCACGgcttccacctgcagctccacagtcGGACTCTTTCATCCTCCGCTTTGACGTTCAGCGCTGTGTTTGAGTTCTCCTTCAGCGCTGTGGCCTGATggctgtgacccccccccccccccatccgcCCACCTCCCAGCCGTTGGAGCCTCATCATCCGAGGAGGAACCAGGTGCATTTGCGATGTCGTGTGTCGCACGTGCTGCTGCCTGGTGCCACAGATGCGCCTCCTCAGCTCACAGCGTTACAGCTTCTACCGCAGCCTGGAGCCGTGGAGACGTCAGACGAGCGAGGTGGATGTTATTTCTATGGATTGAACTACAGACGTGGATACAAATGGGCCCAAAACAGCTCCGTCCATGTTATAACAGGGCGATGTGTTGGGAgatgctcctccagcagccgcttGCTCCAGGATCATCGTGAGTCAGGCTGATTCTTACGAAACATTTCCTTCAAAATCTATCTTTGGCTCCTTCATAAACCTTGAGTCAACGTGTCCTTCCGCCCACGCAGCCTCTACCTGAGCAGCTCCAGTGGCCGCTCTATTGCAGCTCGGTAGGAAAGGGAAGAAAGGCGCGATGCGAGCCAGCGATGGAGAGAGCTGCACAAAGGATCTGCAACGGCTGTGAATCATCAGCGTCTCCATCGAGCCCACGCAGCAACTCCAGAGGAGTATAAATAGTCATTATCTCCTAAAGGCCGCTTTGAAACCACTAAATGAGAGAAACAGGGCAAGAAAAACATCGCACGGCGCCCACGCAGGCAGACGGTTTCACCGGGTCCGGCACCTGCTTGACCCGTCGGCACCGACGGAGTCCGGGCTGAGCTTCCACGGCACTGTGGGTTTGGATCCACACCAGCCGACGCCGGGCCGGAGGAGCAGACGGACACAACAAAGCGTGCGCGTTGTTGTGTCCGTCTGGTTTTGCAGATTTGCAGATGTAGATTCATAAGAATTAACAAATGGAGTGTTCTGATTGGACTGAGCAGCTGTTGTaaatcagctccagcagctgccgtCTTTCACACAGAACCAAGTCCATTAGTACCACAAGCCTTATTTCTGATCATTACTCTTGTATCTGTTCTATCCGGCACATTTAGTCGTAGTCAAGCAGTTTCTGAAGTTTTACTGAAGCTGTTactttgtgtgactgtgagagaaaacagcagaatCACGGCTCCATTGCTTTGAGTCCAGCTGCTTCCAGACTTGAACCTAGAACCACGCGCTCGCTCGCGTTCCTGCTGCTTCGGTTCCCGTCGTCACGGCTCATGGCGTCCTCCCACGTCAGGTCGTcgggatgtggaggagcaggaagtggaagtgGGTGATTCGGATGCTCTGCCAGTGCAGCATCCAGGTATGAGTAATGCTGCTGACACAACTGCAACACTTCAGGGACTCAACAGAGGAACCATAAAAGAGCCGTggtgggaggaagcagcacGTCAGGATCTCAGGCTGATAAACACAAGTCAAATAGACGCGTAAGGAACCGTATGACAGCGGAGCCCTGAGATCAGGCTGAATGGGGTTGATGCTGGACGATCCCAATCCAAACACGTAGTGAAAGCAGAGACCTGCGGCTCTAAGACACAGAGTCCGTGGTTCCTGTCGGAGAACATCTGTGGCTCCGTGTGTTCCTTGTGGGACGGACTCAAGATGCTCCGACAGAATGTGATGAGTCACGACCACCACAGACTGATGATGTCAAGCAGCATCTGCACAGACAGCTCTGCTAATGAAAACACTGGGCTCAGGCAGCAGGTAGAAGCTGAAGCTTGAACCCTCTGGAACTTCATCATCCAAACCTTCATAATAACTGAGAGCGAAGCTGTGACACAGACCTGCTCCAACGTCTCTGATACTGTTCTCACGTAAATGTAAAACCTTGTGTGCTTCTTTTGACCCCTTTCAGCCGTTGTCAGGCCAACGAGGAGCAGGACAGATAAACACTCATCATGTCCAATCATTAGCAGCCGAGGcttaaaatggaaaaaaggaCACGCGGTTCAGACGAGCAGAGCTCGGCCTTGGTCTCGACCCGCCGCTGCTCGCTGGTTctggaaggagggaggtgaagcaGCTTCTTGTCTGTGCAgcggctccggccgcggctCGCTGAGCGCCGACGCCCGTCAAGATGCTGGTATTTCACGTTTTTGGACCCCAGAACCCCACAGTGGCAAATGAATGTGCATTTAAGGCCTCAGCGTGTGTCAAAGACCATTTAAAGGTGCTTTCTGTTCCGGCCTGGTTCACATAAACGCAGCCGTCATCCCCTCACTGCAGCGGAGCAGGAAGTCCATTAGGGGCAGCAGGCCCGGCCGGATGGCAGCGCTGGCACCGCACCGCACCAGCGGGCCTCCTGAATATTTCAGTGTGTCTAATGTAATGTTTTCCGTGGCTGCAGCTCCAACTCACCGCTCCCCAGGAGTCACGGCAGGTGAAGCTCTTTGTTCCAGAGGAAGGTTCCTGCAAAGTGCAGCCGATTCTGAGCCACGCTCCGACTTGGCTCTGGGGAAGCGTGACGTGGAAGCCCGACACCAGGCGCCCTGACACGTAGGtgagaggtgagaggaggaagcgTCCTGACATCGATCTGCTCAACGCTGGAAACGGGCTCAAACAGCAGAACGCCGTGCTGACGGGAAGGTTCTGCTGGAAACGAGGCAGCGCCGTGTATTGATCCagttcagcagcttctcctgctgctgctcctgattgATCATTGATTAACCTTCTGTTGGCAAATACAATAAATGGGACCAATTATCAGACGGCTCATTTCAACGGCTGTAATTTACAGCTTTATTAACGTTTACAGGCCGTTTCTTTGATCAGCTACGAGCAACGCTCACCTTCACCTTTAATGCAGACACTGTAAAATCCTAAGGTTGAATTGAGTGATCTCAGTAAAAGTCCATTTTTAATTCATGGAATCCGAAACGTCCTAAACTGCAGCTAAGGACGCGTCTAATGCTCGACTGTGCCTCCATTGAACATCTGGTTAAACGCACAGAGAACAGTGAGTCACACATCACAGCAGGAATATGACACCATAATAAAAGTGGAGTGGAGGGGAAGTAAGTGGGCCGAGCCATCTGTCGCAGGAAGCGTCCCAGGCTCAGAGCGGCCAGCGcgtctggtgctggtgctggagctggtgctggtgatggttCTGGAGCTaaagctggagctggtgctggtgatggtgctggtgctggtgatggttCTGGAGctaaagctggagctggagctggagctggtgctggtgctggtgggacGCCCCCACACGCCCTCGGTACCGTGGAACCCGAGGAGCAGCTTTCACTGTTCCTGTAGCGCCACATtaccagaacccagaaccatCTCAGTCCCTGCTTGTTTTCTAACTGGTGCATTTActgagttttgttttattttagtcagTTGGGTTTCGGTTGTAGCACATTTTGTATATATATGAAAACCACCAAACGCACACAGGCTCCGTTCATG
The genomic region above belongs to Betta splendens chromosome 6, fBetSpl5.4, whole genome shotgun sequence and contains:
- the dusp6 gene encoding dual specificity protein phosphatase 6, whose product is MLDKLKPVVQLDSVMAISKTVGWLREQLQTRRDGLLVMDCRAQELYQSSHVESAINVAIPSLMLRRLKKGNLPVRSLLSDGEDRERFVRRCKTDTIVLYDEYSREWNENVDGGSVLGLLLRRMKDEGYRAYYLEGGFSKFQAEFPALCETNLDGSPSSNSPSAQVLGLGGLRISSDSSDIESDIDPSSATDSDGSPLSNPQPSFPVEILPHLYLGCAKDSTNLDVLEEYGIKYILNVTPNLPNLFENAGEFKYKQIPISDHWSQNLSQFFPEAIGFIDEARGQKCGVLVHCLAGISRSVTVTVAYLMQKLNLSMNDAYDIVKMKKSNISPNFNFMGQLLDFERTLGLKSPCDNRMAPPSQQLYFSTPTNHNVFQLDPLQST